ACGTAGGGCCTTATGCAGAACGTCTTCAATGGCTGACTGGATTTACAGGATCTGCAGGATCCGCCATCGTAATGAATCAAAAAGCTGCGTTTTTTACAGATGGTCGCTATACCACGAGTTACGCAGTTTGCAGCAAAAGGGTGGGAATCTAAGCGAAAGACATGAGTTTTGTTATTTCTCTAGAGATATCATGCTTAATAACATCCCACTGCTGCTGATAAAAAGAGAAGCCTCCAGCAAGTCGTCTTTTAAATCTTTGAATCCAAGCCGAAATGGCAAGAAATATATGATTTCTTTGGGCTCGTCCCGTGCGAGACTGACAGCGTTCAAGACCGCATGTTTGCTTTAATTCCCGATGATAAACTTCGATTTTCCAACGCGATTTCATGACCAGTTCAATATGATCACGAGAGGGATTATCCCTATTGGTTCCGATATAATCCGTGCGACCGTTTTTGGCAACAAACCGGAAAACAGTAATCCATCCATATCCGCGTAAGTGAACTTTCAGTCCTTCATCTGGAATGTCCAGCTTTTCAAGAGTTTCTCCACGATTCACTTTCCTGTTTTTCTTCAACCCCATCACCCATGTCCAGCCTATGGATTCAATGGCCTTCAGATTATTCAAGCTCGAGTACCAAGCGTCTGCAACCACGTCATCCGGATTTATCCCTCTGTCTTGAGCCAGCTTTAACATTTCCCTGAAATGGTCATTCTTGCTTTTGCCATCGCTGGCTTTATCATAAATACGATAATCAACAGGAATAGAGTCATGACTCCTCAGGCCATGCCATACCAAATTGACAAGACCTATCCCCGCAATAACATCATGGGCATTCCCAGAATACTGATAATGCACAAGCTCTATCTTCTCGCTCCGATTTTTATCCAAAATTGTATCGTCACATACTAAAAAACAAGGTTCTTTCTTGTTAATAAGAGATTGAGTAAGATTCCACACTCCGCTCGGACGCAATGCACTAGAACTCAACCATCGATTGACGCTGTCATGCGACAATGGAATCGGTGACACCTCCGAAAGTGCCAACCCTGAATAGCGCACACTGCTGGCTTGTAAAAATGAACGATAAAGTGATTTTGTGCATTTGTGTCGAGACATCATTTCTTCTCATTTAATAAATATTCCCTCTCACCTTATCTCTTCTCTCTTCTCCTGCAAACTGCGTAACTCGTGCCAAAAACGGTCGCACGGATTATATCGGAACCAATAGGGATAATCCCTCTCGTGATCATATTGAACTGGTCATGAAATCGCGTTGGAAAATCGAAGTTTATCATCGGGAATTAAAGCAAACATGCGGTCTTGAACGCTGTCAGTCTCGCACGGGACGAGCCCAAAGAAATCATATATTTCTTGCCATTTCGGCTTGGATTCAAAGATTTAAAAGACGACTTGCTGGAGGCTTCTCTTTTTATCAGCAGCAGTGGGATGTTATTAAGCATGATATCTCTAGAGAAATAACAAAACTCATGTCTTTCGCTTAGATTCCCACCCTTTTGCTGCAAACTGCGTAACTCGTGCTGGGGAGTGGCAGACACGAAGGCAATCCCAAGCGCAGCATTGGCTTGAGGAGGAAATGAAAGCACTATTGTGGCAAAAAATTCAAACGGCGTGGGATGCTGAAATTCAAAAATCCCTTACGTTAATCAAAGACAAAAAATCCACCCCCTCTCAAGAGGCGCAAAGAATTATTTGCGAAAATGGGGGACACATTCAAGTATGAAGTCCAACACGGTGTGAACCTCCACGGGGCAAGCCCCGTGGTATCTCGTTGGCCTAAAGGCCAAGTTCAAGCTGCGCTTGCCTCATATCACTAATTATATGAGGGGCGCTTCATCCATGGGACAAGCCCCATGGTTTTATGCGCGTATAAATGAGCTTAAAAAGCGCAGATTCACTGCTAAAAGCGCCCTTTGTTTTAGTCACGAGTTACGCAGTTTGCAGGAGAAGAGAGAAGAGATAAGGTGAGAGGGAATATTTATTAAATGAGAAGAAATGATGTCTCGACACAAATGCACAAAATCACTTTATCGTTCATTTTTACAAGCCAGCAGTGTGCGCTATTCAGGGTTGGCACTTTCGGAGGTGTCACCGATTCCATTGTCGCATGACAGCGTCAATCGATGGTTGAGTTCTAGTGCATTGCGTCCGAGCGGAGTGTGGAATCTTACTCAATCTCTTATTAACAAGAAAGAACCTTGTTTTTTAGTATGTGACGATACAATTTTGGATAAAAATCGGAGCGAGAAGATAGAGCTTGTGCATTATCAGTATTCTGGGAATGCCCATGATGTTATTGCGGGGATAGGTCTTGTCAATTTGGTATGGCATGGCCTGAGGAGTCATGACTCTATTCCTGTTGATTATCGTATTTATGATAAAGCCAGCGATGGCAAAAGCAAGAATGACCATTTCAGGGAAATGTTAAAGCTGGCTCAAGACAGAGGGATAAATCCGGATGACGTGGTTGCAGACGCTTGGTACTCGAGCTTGAATAATCTGAAGGCCATTGAATCCATAGGCTGGACATGGGTGATGGGGTTGAAGAAAAACAGGAAAGTGAATCGTGGAGAAACTCTTGAAAAGCTGGACATTCCAGATGAAGGACTGAAAGTTCACTTACGCGGATATGGATGGATTACTGTTTTCCGGTTTGTTGCCAAAAACGGTCGCACGGATTATATCGGAACCAATAGGGATAATCCCTCTCGTGATCATATTGAACTGGTCATGAAATCGCGTTGGAAAATCGAAGTTTATCATCGGGAATTAAAGCAAACATGCGGTCTTGAACGCTGTCAGTCTCGCACGGGACGAGCCCAAAGAAATCATATATTTCTTGCCATTTCGGCTTGGATTCAAAGATTTAAAAGACGACTTGCTGGAGGCTTCTCTTTTTATCAGCAGCAGTGGGATGTTATTAAGCATGATATCTCTAGAGAAATAACAAAACTCATGTCTTTCGCTTAGATTCCCACCCTTTTGCTGCAAACTGCGTAACTCGTGTTAATATTCGAGGCCGTGACCTTCCTCATACCCCCGTCGTACAGTCTTATGCTATTTTGAATCAAGACGGAAAAGCGGATCTTTTTATGGATCTTCAAAAAATGCAGGGGTCCACATTTGTTCATTTGGGTCCTGATGTGCGCGTGATCGATCGCAAAATGATGGCGCATCATATGAGACAAATCTCAAAAGAAACCGTTGTTCAAATTGATCCTACAACCACACCTTTAGCGCTCGTTCATCTGATGGAAGATGCAGGGATTCAAATTTATGAATCTCAAGATCCGTGCGTACCTTTAAAGGCCATTAAAAACGAGATCGAGATTCAAGGCATGAGGAGATGCCATATCCGCGATGGGGCCGCACTCACACGGTTTTTGGCCTGGTTGGACCGTTCTTTTGGCACGGAAGAAATCACAGAAATCTCCGCCTCTAATAAGCTTGAGGAATTTCGAAAAGAAGGACTGTTCTTTATGGGGCTCAGTTTTGATACAATTTCGGCAATGGGTCCTCATGGCGCCATTGTGCATTATCGGGCAACGCCTGAATCAGACAGCCCACTTTCTCAAGGTATTTATTTACTAGATTCCGGTGCGCAATATTTGGATGGTACCACGGATGTTACCCGCACCATTGCTTTGGGAACACCCACTCAAGAGCAAAAGGAAAATTTTACCCGCGTTCTGAAAGGGCACATTGCTTTGGCCTCTGCCAAATTCCCCGAAGGCACCACAGGGGCACAGTTGGACGTTTTGGCGCGTTTAGCCCTTTGGAAAGAAGGTCTCGACTATGATCATGGAACGGGGCATGGTGTGGGAAGCTATCTTAATGTTCATGAAGGACCTCAGTCAATCTCAAAGGCGAGCCGAGACGTCCCACTTCAACCTGGCATGATTCTTTCCAATGAGCCCGGATATTACAAAACAAACGCATATGGCATCCGTATTGAGAGCCTGGTGGTTGTTAAATCTGAGCCCACTCTTTCTGAGCAAAAGCCATTTTACGGCTTTGAAACAATCACCTGTGCGCCCATTGATAGAAATTTAATTATCTCCGAAATGCTCACGGCATCGGAAAAAGACTGGTTGAATTCCTACCATACTTGGGTTTATGAAACCCTTCTGGAATTTATGGATGCCTCAGAATCCGCGTGGTTGAAATCTGTAACTGAGGCACTATGATCATGCCGCGTTTGTCTTATGCCATTCTGCTTTACAAGGAAAAAGAAACCTTCCAAAATCTCATTGATCAAATTTACGGGACGCCCCATTCCTTTGAAGTTCGTATTGTTTTGGATGGAGAAAATCCAGAAATTTTAGCCCTTCTCGATGAGTATCAACAAATAAAGCCTCATTTTCACGTCTATCAACGTCCCCTCAATAAAGACTTTTCGGCGCAAAGAAATTTCATCGCCTCCCATTGTCAAGGTGATTACATCGTCCGCATTGATGCAGATGAATTGATGCCTTACGAATTTCTCGAAAATACAGATCACTACCTCAAAATTTTTGATGAAAATGAATATGACTCCATCTGGATGCCGCGGATTAATTTTACAGGTATTATCCCTGAAGAAGTAATCAAGCGTGATCGCCTTCAAGTCAATGAAAAGGGCTGGGTTAATTTCCCCGACATGCAATTAAAGATTTATAAAAATGCACCTTATTTATCGTGGACCAATACCGTACATGAGCGATTGGTTGGCGTCAAAAATGTCTACGAATTTCCATCAGAAGAAAAATATGCCATTTGGCACAATAAGCCTGCAGCCTCTCTCATTTCTTCCAATCAATTTTATCGCACTTTCAGATGGCGTCATTGGGAGAAACTAAAAAAATCAATTGGAAAGAGATGGAAACAAAAATGAAATGTCCAATTTGTGGTAAGCCTGAAGATGAAAAATTCAAACCCTTTTGCTCCAAAAGGTGCGCGGACATTGACCTGGCACATTGGCTCCGGGGAGATTATCGCCTCCCTTCCGAAGACGATGTTGTGCCTCAAGAGGAAGAAAATTCCGAAGAAGATGAATCTTGAGACTTGACGAAGTGATGTTAATTCCTATACCTCATACCTAGAGTTATGGATGGGTGGCCGAGCGGTTGAAGGCACCGGTCTTGAAAACCGGCAGACGTGCAAGCGTCTCGTGGGTTCGAATCCCACCCCATCCGCCATCCTGGGTTTGAAAAAACCAAGGATAAAACCCTAACGTAAAGAGCTACCTCATTAAAAACAGAAAATCATTCAAAATAAATCGCGCGTATTTCCCAGATTCTCGTCAATGAGCTTTTTTCCTGGAAGAGGACAAACCTGATTCTTGACAAAGACCCGTACTACACCAATACAAGTCTGAGAAAAAATTACATAAGCAGTAGTATGAGCTTGCACCGTCAATCACAATTGTATTTCCTCCACCGTTCGTCCATGAAACAGACGCTGGCACAGCCATGGTAATGGTCTGTTTATAGGGCGGAGCTATAACGGTTCGCTTTCCATTAGCATCTACGATTGTTACCGAAC
This DNA window, taken from Candidatus Bealeia paramacronuclearis, encodes the following:
- a CDS encoding DNA gyrase inhibitor YacG — protein: MKCPICGKPEDEKFKPFCSKRCADIDLAHWLRGDYRLPSEDDVVPQEEENSEEDES
- a CDS encoding aminopeptidase P family N-terminal domain-containing protein translates to MTRIKELQKVLKEKGVDAFFVPRTDEFQSEYVGPYAERLQWLTGFTGSAGSAIVMNQKAAFFTDGRYTTSYAVCSKRVGI
- a CDS encoding aminopeptidase family protein P; the encoded protein is MRGRDLPHTPVVQSYAILNQDGKADLFMDLQKMQGSTFVHLGPDVRVIDRKMMAHHMRQISKETVVQIDPTTTPLALVHLMEDAGIQIYESQDPCVPLKAIKNEIEIQGMRRCHIRDGAALTRFLAWLDRSFGTEEITEISASNKLEEFRKEGLFFMGLSFDTISAMGPHGAIVHYRATPESDSPLSQGIYLLDSGAQYLDGTTDVTRTIALGTPTQEQKENFTRVLKGHIALASAKFPEGTTGAQLDVLARLALWKEGLDYDHGTGHGVGSYLNVHEGPQSISKASRDVPLQPGMILSNEPGYYKTNAYGIRIESLVVVKSEPTLSEQKPFYGFETITCAPIDRNLIISEMLTASEKDWLNSYHTWVYETLLEFMDASESAWLKSVTEAL
- a CDS encoding glycosyltransferase family 2 protein yields the protein MPRLSYAILLYKEKETFQNLIDQIYGTPHSFEVRIVLDGENPEILALLDEYQQIKPHFHVYQRPLNKDFSAQRNFIASHCQGDYIVRIDADELMPYEFLENTDHYLKIFDENEYDSIWMPRINFTGIIPEEVIKRDRLQVNEKGWVNFPDMQLKIYKNAPYLSWTNTVHERLVGVKNVYEFPSEEKYAIWHNKPAASLISSNQFYRTFRWRHWEKLKKSIGKRWKQK